One genomic segment of Sanyastnella coralliicola includes these proteins:
- a CDS encoding M20 metallopeptidase family protein, whose protein sequence is MESKRIKDIAARIAPELIEIRQHLHQHPELSFKEEQTSAFVKSKLADRGIAFDDGYAGTGIVAKVKGKAGGKQFALRGDMDALPIQEVNDVAYRSTNPGVMHACGHDVHTSCALGAAFILHELRDEWAGEAHIVFQPGEEVLPGGASLMIKEGALSNELQGIVGQHVFPELEAGKVGFRSGMYMASCDELYFTVKGKGGHGALPHKNNDPVYATAQMVVALQQIASRNAPPEVPTVLSIGRIIAEGATNVIPNEVQVAGTFRTLDEEWRSKAHGLIEQVAKSTCAANGVEVEVDIRKGYPFLINQPDLTARAKKAAEDYLGSENVIDLDLRMTAEDFAYYSQHMAGCFYRLGTASANGENRSAVHTPTFNIDESAIAVGTGLMAWIALTELS, encoded by the coding sequence ATGGAGAGTAAGCGTATTAAAGACATTGCAGCGCGCATTGCGCCTGAGTTGATCGAGATTCGCCAGCATCTTCATCAGCATCCTGAGTTGAGCTTTAAAGAAGAGCAGACTTCGGCTTTTGTCAAGTCTAAACTCGCTGATCGCGGAATTGCTTTTGATGACGGCTACGCCGGAACGGGCATTGTAGCGAAGGTCAAAGGGAAAGCTGGAGGCAAACAATTCGCACTTCGTGGCGACATGGACGCCCTTCCCATTCAAGAGGTGAATGACGTAGCATATCGCTCAACCAATCCGGGTGTCATGCACGCTTGTGGTCACGACGTGCATACTTCATGTGCCTTAGGAGCTGCCTTCATTTTGCATGAACTAAGAGATGAATGGGCTGGTGAGGCTCACATCGTTTTCCAACCAGGAGAAGAAGTGCTACCTGGAGGAGCAAGTTTGATGATCAAAGAAGGAGCGCTTTCTAACGAACTTCAAGGAATCGTTGGTCAACACGTCTTCCCAGAACTAGAAGCCGGAAAAGTAGGATTCAGAAGCGGCATGTACATGGCGAGCTGCGACGAACTCTATTTCACGGTCAAAGGAAAAGGTGGTCACGGTGCCTTGCCGCATAAGAACAATGACCCTGTTTATGCAACAGCCCAAATGGTGGTTGCGCTTCAGCAAATTGCCAGTCGGAATGCTCCGCCTGAAGTCCCAACGGTCCTCTCCATTGGTCGCATTATCGCTGAAGGAGCGACGAATGTGATCCCCAACGAAGTACAAGTAGCTGGAACCTTCAGAACCTTGGATGAAGAATGGAGAAGTAAAGCTCATGGACTCATTGAACAGGTAGCCAAAAGCACCTGTGCAGCCAACGGTGTAGAAGTAGAGGTCGACATTCGAAAAGGATACCCTTTTTTGATCAACCAACCCGACCTCACAGCTAGAGCGAAAAAAGCAGCAGAAGATTACTTGGGCTCAGAGAACGTCATTGACCTCGACCTACGCATGACTGCTGAAGACTTTGCCTACTACAGCCAGCACATGGCCGGTTGTTTCTACAGACTAGGTACTGCTTCCGCCAACGGCGAAAATAGATCAGCAGTGCACACGCCAACATTCAACATCGATGAATCGGCGATTGCAGTAGGAACAGGATTAATGGCTTGGATCGCGCTAACTGAGCTTAGTTAG
- a CDS encoding response regulator transcription factor codes for MDNAKILLVDDEQDIIDLVKYNLEKENFEVHTANNGKEAIRIARKVMPDLILLDVMMPEMDGMETCQQIREIPELKGTLISFLTARGEDYSQIAGFDAGADDYITKPIKPRVLISRIKATLRRRAAMDENKKKKKSKGISIDKERYIVMKNGDELTLPKKEFELLSLLMSQPGRVFTRETILSSVWGNDVIVGDRTIDVHIRKLREKLGDHYFKTVKGVGYKFND; via the coding sequence ATGGATAACGCGAAGATCCTACTTGTAGATGATGAACAAGACATCATCGATCTAGTCAAGTACAACTTAGAGAAAGAAAACTTCGAGGTTCACACTGCGAACAACGGTAAAGAAGCTATTCGCATCGCACGAAAAGTGATGCCTGACCTCATCCTTCTCGATGTCATGATGCCAGAAATGGATGGCATGGAAACATGTCAGCAGATTCGCGAAATCCCTGAATTGAAAGGCACTTTGATTTCCTTCCTCACAGCACGAGGTGAAGACTACTCACAAATCGCAGGATTTGATGCCGGCGCCGATGATTACATCACGAAGCCAATCAAACCACGTGTTCTGATTTCGCGCATCAAAGCCACGTTACGCAGACGTGCAGCGATGGACGAAAACAAGAAAAAGAAGAAGTCAAAAGGAATCTCAATTGACAAGGAACGCTACATCGTAATGAAGAATGGCGATGAGCTCACACTACCGAAAAAAGAGTTCGAATTGCTTTCATTGCTCATGTCTCAACCCGGACGTGTATTCACACGCGAAACGATTCTTTCAAGCGTTTGGGGTAATGACGTAATTGTAGGAGATCGTACGATCGACGTTCATATCCGTAAATTGCGCGAGAAACTCGGTGACCATTACTTCAAAACAGTAAAGGGAGTCGGGTACAAGTTCAACGATTAA
- a CDS encoding RecQ family ATP-dependent DNA helicase produces MTTMELEPKDALKKFFGFSGFKGDQEKVIHSLLAGHDTFVIMPTGGGKSLCYQLPALMSEGTAIVVSPLIALMKNQVDAIRGFSEDEGVAHFLNSSLNKSEIARVKNDLTEGRTKLLYVAPESLTKQDNIDFLRTVTISFVAIDEAHCISEWGHDFRPEYRRLKPIIREIADVPVIALTATATPKVQQDIQKNLGMVDAKVYKSSFNRPNLFYEVRPKKDAVKQIIQYIRNHEGKSGIIYCLSRKKVEELAQMLQVNGIKALPYHAGMDANQRSSGQDQFLMQDVDVIVATIAFGMGIDKPDVRFVIHYDMPKSLESYYQETGRAGRDGGEGVCIAFYSYKDIEKLAKFLQGKPVAEQEVGLQLIQEVVAYAETSMSRRKFILHYFGEEFDEVNGPGAEMDDNSRYPKERYEGKPFLELYLKAVKGCDEIHKGRYITNVLTGHESAETDTYRASSSEFWKAGEEKDEKFWNAVGRQAVVMGYLRKEIESYGVLKVTPKGEEFMANPHSVTLIAERDFSDVDDKDAVVSNTRQAGSGAMDQTLLRMLKDERKKQSKAKNLPPYVIFQDTSLEEIATHYPTSIDELTMISGVGRGKAMKFGQPFISLIKSYVEDNNIDRPQDMVVKSVVKKSGSKVHIIQNIDRKLPLDDIAKGVGKELNELIEDLERIVASGTKVNIDYYLNDILDEDSQADIYEYFMEAESDSLEEATEEFEDDFTEEELRLMRIKFMSEVAN; encoded by the coding sequence ATGACCACAATGGAACTTGAGCCGAAAGACGCGCTCAAAAAGTTCTTCGGGTTCAGTGGGTTCAAGGGTGACCAGGAAAAAGTAATTCATAGCCTGCTCGCCGGCCACGACACCTTTGTAATCATGCCTACGGGCGGAGGTAAAAGCTTATGCTACCAATTACCGGCCCTGATGAGCGAAGGAACTGCTATCGTAGTTTCTCCTCTTATCGCACTGATGAAGAATCAGGTAGACGCGATTCGCGGATTCTCAGAAGACGAGGGAGTAGCCCATTTCCTCAACTCTTCACTCAATAAAAGTGAGATCGCCCGAGTCAAAAATGACTTGACAGAAGGACGAACAAAACTGCTTTATGTGGCGCCTGAGTCACTTACGAAGCAAGATAATATTGACTTCCTGCGCACGGTAACCATTTCGTTTGTCGCCATTGACGAAGCCCACTGTATTTCAGAGTGGGGTCATGACTTCAGACCGGAATACCGACGCCTCAAACCCATCATTCGAGAAATTGCAGATGTACCGGTGATTGCCCTCACCGCCACTGCAACTCCGAAGGTGCAACAGGATATTCAAAAGAACTTAGGAATGGTCGATGCGAAGGTGTACAAGAGCTCCTTCAATCGACCAAACCTTTTTTATGAGGTACGCCCTAAGAAAGATGCCGTCAAGCAAATCATCCAGTACATCCGCAATCACGAAGGGAAAAGCGGAATCATCTACTGCCTTTCTCGAAAGAAAGTAGAAGAACTGGCACAAATGCTTCAGGTGAACGGTATCAAGGCACTCCCATACCACGCAGGTATGGATGCCAATCAACGTTCAAGCGGTCAAGACCAATTCCTCATGCAAGATGTGGATGTGATCGTGGCCACGATTGCCTTCGGTATGGGAATCGATAAGCCGGATGTACGCTTCGTGATTCACTACGACATGCCGAAGTCGCTGGAAAGCTACTACCAGGAAACGGGTAGAGCCGGACGTGACGGCGGAGAAGGGGTGTGCATCGCATTCTACAGCTATAAAGACATTGAAAAGCTCGCCAAGTTCCTTCAAGGGAAACCAGTGGCAGAGCAAGAAGTCGGACTTCAACTCATCCAAGAAGTAGTCGCGTACGCGGAAACTTCGATGTCTCGTCGCAAATTCATCCTTCACTATTTCGGTGAAGAGTTTGATGAGGTGAACGGACCAGGAGCAGAGATGGACGACAATAGTCGCTATCCAAAAGAGCGCTACGAAGGGAAGCCATTCCTTGAGCTTTACCTCAAAGCAGTGAAAGGATGCGACGAGATCCACAAAGGGAGATACATCACAAACGTCTTAACCGGACATGAATCTGCGGAAACAGATACTTACCGAGCGAGTAGCTCAGAGTTCTGGAAAGCAGGTGAGGAGAAAGACGAAAAGTTCTGGAATGCAGTAGGGCGACAAGCTGTTGTCATGGGCTACTTGCGAAAAGAGATCGAGTCTTACGGGGTATTGAAAGTCACTCCGAAAGGAGAGGAGTTCATGGCCAATCCACACAGTGTGACGTTGATTGCGGAACGTGATTTCTCTGATGTTGACGATAAGGATGCAGTTGTTTCCAATACACGTCAAGCGGGCTCCGGAGCCATGGATCAGACGCTTCTACGCATGTTGAAAGACGAACGCAAGAAGCAATCAAAAGCGAAGAACCTTCCACCATACGTGATCTTCCAAGACACTTCGTTGGAAGAGATCGCCACACATTACCCAACGTCGATTGACGAACTAACCATGATCAGTGGGGTAGGTCGAGGTAAAGCCATGAAGTTTGGCCAGCCGTTCATCTCCTTGATTAAGAGTTATGTTGAAGACAACAACATCGATCGTCCGCAAGACATGGTGGTGAAGTCTGTGGTGAAGAAGAGTGGTTCGAAAGTCCACATCATTCAGAACATCGATCGCAAGCTTCCACTGGATGACATTGCGAAAGGTGTAGGGAAGGAGTTGAATGAACTCATCGAAGATCTAGAGCGTATTGTTGCTTCTGGAACGAAGGTGAACATCGACTACTACTTGAATGATATCCTAGATGAAGATTCTCAAGCAGACATCTACGAATACTTCATGGAAGCAGAATCTGACTCGTTAGAGGAAGCTACCGAGGAGTTCGAAGATGACTTCACTGAGGAAGAACTTCGCCTAATGCGTATCAAGTTTATGAGTGAGGTGGCTAACTAA
- a CDS encoding sulfite exporter TauE/SafE family protein: protein MSQLIILIGIGLCAGILSGFIGIGGGVVIVPALMYFMGMNQLGAQGTSLAIMLPPVGVLAFMNYYKADQMNVKYAAVVALTFIIGGYLGSKVALKINPNIVRFIFGILMLYVSARLIWSSVFKLFINNGE, encoded by the coding sequence ATGTCGCAACTGATCATACTTATTGGAATCGGTCTTTGTGCCGGAATTCTAAGTGGATTCATTGGAATCGGCGGTGGCGTTGTGATCGTTCCTGCCCTCATGTACTTCATGGGCATGAACCAATTAGGAGCACAAGGAACCAGCTTAGCGATCATGCTTCCACCGGTAGGTGTCTTGGCATTTATGAACTACTACAAGGCTGACCAGATGAATGTGAAATACGCGGCTGTCGTCGCCCTCACCTTCATTATTGGCGGTTATCTCGGCTCAAAAGTCGCCCTGAAGATCAACCCGAATATTGTTCGATTCATCTTCGGAATCCTTATGCTTTACGTTTCAGCTCGTTTGATTTGGTCATCGGTATTTAAACTGTTCATCAACAATGGAGAGTAA
- a CDS encoding sensor histidine kinase, whose product MAVQTPRDVAVRISVYITLVVTVILFLYDLAKGDEANFGLLAVAAALTFASSFVLASWAVEKFIYQKVKIIYKTIHRFKSQREKRKDISMNEDVMTKVNNEVMVWAEDKIEEISQLKEQDSFRRDFIGNLAHEIKTPVFNIQGYILTLLEGALEDEENNRKFLMKAARNVDRIVTLIEDLDQITRIEGGRYQLHETRFDVVELAKEVIESLEQKAKKANIRLRLKNVNEKPIQVVGDRPKIEQVFINLVANSINYGAEDGETRIRFYDMEDNILVEVADNGIGISEDHLPRIFERFYRVDKSRSRHGGGSGLGLSIVKHIIDVHDQTINVRSSPDLGTTFSFTLEKA is encoded by the coding sequence ATGGCTGTTCAAACACCGCGGGATGTCGCGGTGCGCATCAGTGTCTACATTACGCTGGTCGTCACCGTTATTCTCTTTCTATACGACCTAGCAAAAGGTGACGAGGCCAATTTTGGGCTCCTCGCAGTAGCGGCGGCTCTGACCTTCGCTAGTTCCTTTGTGCTTGCTTCATGGGCGGTGGAGAAATTCATCTATCAAAAGGTCAAAATCATCTACAAGACCATTCACCGATTCAAAAGTCAGCGCGAAAAACGCAAAGACATTTCGATGAATGAAGATGTCATGACCAAAGTGAACAACGAGGTGATGGTCTGGGCTGAAGATAAGATTGAAGAAATTTCGCAGCTCAAAGAGCAAGACTCATTCCGAAGAGATTTCATAGGTAACCTCGCTCACGAGATCAAGACTCCCGTCTTCAACATCCAGGGATATATCCTAACACTTTTGGAAGGCGCCTTGGAAGATGAAGAGAACAACCGCAAGTTCTTGATGAAGGCGGCGCGCAACGTTGACCGAATCGTAACTCTTATAGAAGATCTCGATCAAATCACACGCATCGAGGGCGGTAGATACCAGTTGCATGAAACACGTTTCGACGTTGTTGAACTTGCAAAGGAGGTCATTGAATCACTTGAGCAAAAGGCCAAAAAGGCCAATATCCGTTTGCGTTTGAAGAACGTCAATGAAAAACCTATTCAGGTGGTGGGCGACCGTCCGAAGATCGAGCAGGTATTCATCAACCTAGTAGCCAACAGTATCAACTACGGCGCCGAAGATGGTGAAACCAGAATCCGTTTCTACGACATGGAAGACAACATTCTGGTAGAGGTAGCCGATAACGGAATTGGAATTTCTGAGGACCACCTTCCACGTATTTTCGAACGCTTCTACCGCGTTGACAAGTCGCGCTCACGCCACGGTGGTGGGTCTGGATTGGGACTTTCCATCGTCAAGCACATCATCGACGTACACGATCAAACGATCAATGTGCGTAGTAGCCCTGACCTAGGAACTACCTTCTCTTTTACTCTTGAAAAAGCCTAA
- a CDS encoding MBL fold metallo-hydrolase gives MISLRKFTFNAFAENTYLLYDETKQAIIIDPGMMDNSEERLLLNAIAEEELNPVKVVLTHGHIDHVMGVDFCMKKFDIPLMSHKKALPTIGMAEQVSRMYGLPFTTCPDPTEFIEEGEQLTFGNSSMDVLFVPGHAPGHVAFVDHDGKKVIAGDVLFQGSVGRVDLPGGDAPLLAKSIQEKMYALPDEMIVYCGHGPETTIGIEKQSNPFVRPGFSAF, from the coding sequence ATGATCTCCCTACGTAAATTCACCTTCAATGCATTCGCAGAGAATACCTACTTGCTTTACGATGAAACGAAGCAGGCGATCATCATTGATCCTGGTATGATGGATAACAGCGAAGAGCGTTTGTTGTTGAACGCTATCGCGGAAGAAGAGTTAAACCCGGTGAAGGTTGTGCTCACTCACGGACACATTGACCACGTTATGGGTGTCGATTTTTGCATGAAAAAATTCGATATCCCGTTGATGTCTCACAAAAAAGCGCTGCCAACAATCGGAATGGCTGAACAAGTGTCTCGCATGTATGGGTTGCCGTTTACAACCTGTCCTGACCCCACGGAATTTATTGAAGAGGGCGAACAACTCACCTTTGGAAACAGCAGCATGGATGTGCTCTTCGTTCCAGGCCACGCCCCAGGTCACGTCGCATTCGTAGATCATGACGGGAAAAAAGTAATTGCTGGAGATGTCTTATTCCAAGGTTCTGTAGGCCGCGTAGATCTCCCAGGAGGCGATGCGCCTTTGTTGGCTAAGAGCATTCAAGAGAAAATGTACGCCCTTCCAGATGAAATGATCGTTTACTGCGGACATGGTCCTGAAACAACGATTGGCATCGAAAAGCAGAGTAATCCTTTTGTTCGTCCGGGATTCAGTGCCTTCTAA